Below is a genomic region from Oreochromis niloticus isolate F11D_XX linkage group LG13, O_niloticus_UMD_NMBU, whole genome shotgun sequence.
ACAGCATGGTAAAGTAAAAGTAATCTAAATAAGTGAATGTCAGTTTTTAGGCATTTACAACACAAGTCGGCTCTTGTCATTaaatctattttgttttctatttttgtttcaAGTAAAGacttttattaatttataataAAGATGAGCATAGAAAGTGGATGATGTCACCCATTAGTTTGTGGTTTCTGTTCTGAAGCTAATTGTATTTGCATTGCATTTGTCTTGGTTTTACAAAGCAAAATGTAACCATATTTGGATAAGAGGGTAGAAATTGAAAGTTGTCAGCCTATGGTGGCTAGTTAGCTCTTGGTTAGCAAGGCACAACCTTTGGGGTgtatcaggaagggcatctgctGTGAACATCTGTCAAACATGTATAGCAATCCACTGTAGGGACCTGCTTCTGAATAAGGAAGCAGCATTTAGCTTGAAAGTATCTTTAACTGGAATGCTAACTTTGGAAAATGAAATACAAACTTTAAACAAAATGTATTAACTGAACAGCACTCACATGTGAGTTGCCATGCTCTTAATAATGTATAACTTTAAACTGTAATATAGTTTCATATAACAACTTTTACAAATGGGAAAATCAGACACCAAACAATTGTAAAAATGCTTATTTTCTGCTTGAAAGTATTAGCACTGGACTTTgagctggaaaaagaacagttcaaagaaatcaataaaagccCAAAATGGCtatgacattttaaaataatgccTGAAATATACTTGCACAGTTACTCTATATAGATCCTATACGATGGCCGATGCCACTGGCAGCATTTACACCTCTGCAGGCTGCATTGATGGCGAAGTGTAGTTGCTTATCCAAGGAAGTGCATGCCAAGTCACTAAGAAGTAGAGCTGACACAGAAGTATAAATCTACTGTATGTTGTTGTACTCACTTGTTCTGGTGCTTGGAGCCCTGGAGGTGTGCATGATACTGCTCAATGGAGTTGAGGACCACACTGCAGACACTGCAAGAGTAACTACTTCGCAGCCCTAGAGAGACATGAACACATTATGTTTACTGTAAGTCACTTTCTGTAAGTATGATTTATAACAATCCCTAAAagctgtcatcatcatcatcatcatcatttggaTCACCAGCTAGTAGTAGTGAGCCCAACATGAGCAACAATAAAAATCTGTACTGACACTAAGTAACAGTCTAATTTTTACCCTCAGTAGTTCTGGGTAATTTTCCTAATTAGAGTGCATCTGGAAAGAGATTTGATTAGACTgatcattagcagaaaaccAGTTACATTTTTAGATCCTTGGATCAGTGCCCCCTTCTTTttagtgcctgtgtgtgtgtgaggggttcCTTTTTAAAACTTGCACTAGAAAGGCGGGTACCGCAGAAGAATTAGGACTCTAGGAATCAGAAACGAACAGCACAGTGGGATGTGTGCATGTCTGCTTTGTGTGCATGCACAGTTTTATTGTGTTGGTGAATGCAAGCTTGAGATGGTGCAGCTCAGACACAGATGTTAACTAATTAGAGGGTTTGCAGGTGGTCGCGATGAACACCCAAAAATAGATAGATGAATTTGGAGATACTCATGGAGTGGGGAGAAGGGAGATTTGGTGGTGCGGAGATGGGGATTAGGTAGAAGAAGTGAGTGAAAGAGAGGAAATATCCAGAGAATAATACCATGTTTTAAACAAAGGAGGGAATGGATAATGATTTATTACACTGCAGCATTGATGTAGCATTCATGCTGGGGTTTAATGATCACAAAAAAATGTGTATCCAAGCCCCAAAATAACGTCCCGTGGTAACTAGAGCACCAATTTTAaaatcttctttctttttcataaaAGGAAGCAGAGGAAATGATCTCTCTGGGTAATCAGCAACACGCTATAATCGCCCGTGTTTCCCCTGTTAGAGATACAATGAAGAgctatttttgttttctcactTTGCACACTGCAGAGCCGTCACTGCAGAACTTCACTTccatcagaaaaaaaatctgccttgACATTTCGGGGTTGTATGacaaaaacaagtcaaaaatgaatggcttgaagcctctccctctctgttcgtccttttttttaattttaattttaattttctgaCAATGGGTGTGAAATTTTATTTATGCGGTGCAACTAAAAATTGGGGTGTGCCTGCTTGTGTGTACGTGCCCTTTTCGCTGCTGTCATTATCGTCCTTGAGGTTTATGACTTGTCTTAGTATTCCATCACCTTTTGACCTTTCGTAGCGGTAATTGGTGAAGTATGCTGGGAGATGAAGTTGTAATATAGTTAGGAGTGGTGGGAGGTCGTTTAGGCTTGGGCTAGAGCTGCATAATGTGGCATATCTACTCCCTGTTGCCTCAAGAGTCCCTTAGTCTCTTTCAGGGGTGATTAAGGATAAGCAGTCATTTACAAGAAAGCCAGGACTGAATTAGTTGCCTGAAGTAACTGCTGTCTTGGCTTAAATGTTGATATTTTTGCAACTATTAGGAGCTAATAACTaattctgtgtgtatgtgtgtgtgaaagagagacagagagagggaaaaaaagagagccgGCACATCTTCCACTGCCAAAATGTCATTACTTCTGTTCTCTCTAAATGAAAAGGCTATTAATTGGAGAAGCGATAATttagaaagaaaggaaagataagtctctctttcttctttcctctctcctcccCGTAATTCTATACTGCTGCAAGGATTACATAAAGAGGTCTATTCTTTTATGTGTGATTATGAAGTGTGTTACATGTGCATGTGTACGCGTGCGCAGACAAAGGCAGCTTCCCTGCTTTTAGCCTGATTGATGTCACCTCCACACTGCCTGCCCGAGTAGCAGAGATGTACAATATGCTGCTGTTTGTGTCAGCGCCAGCCTTTTATAAAGACACGCGTAAACATATACACATGCACAGATAACGTGTTTTGGTTAATAAAGCAGTTCTGGCATAAGACCACACTGTGCCCTAATCCATGTTAATTACATGCAGGGAAAGTGTGTGTGCAACGGTAGTGACGGCAAGCAGCTCAGGGTTGTGAATGTAGGGGTTTTTTTGCGAGCATGAGCAGTATTTGTGAGGGAGTTCTAAGCCTTGTTAATTACACAAGAAGATATGccaagaagagagaaaagaggggGTGAGAAGCGCTAAGGCAGTGGGTGTGGAGCTGTTTGCGGCTGTCGTTTAACGTACAGAGCCTTCTGGCATTGCTGGCACCCCTGGTGTGGAGATGCCTAAACGGTTGTCAAAAAAGTAATGAGCTACATTTTGTGCTTAGAAAATTGGGAAAATTATGTTTGTTTCAAGAGTCTTGTTGCAGCGAAATTCAACATCCTGCTGCAGTTTCAGTGTGCGATGAATTTTagctttcagctttttcactaTGTCCCAACTCAAGCAACATTAATGACCCATTTGGAGCATGATATTTGTGGCTCGTTCCAATAGCATGCGCTGCCAAGCTCTGACTGCAGCTCCTTTTTATGTGAGAGGCTCAGAGGGATTTCAGGTAGCGGTTAGCACTAGCAGTTGTGAAATCTAGTGTTTTGCACACACTTTTGGTGAACGGTGGGATTGTTTGAAGACAAAGAGGGAGGGAAATGGGCCTTGTACAACTATTGAACATCAAGTTTCATATGGATAAATTCAAGGTAGAGTTTCCTCTAATTTGCACTCACTGTAGGGTATTCATGTGTAATGTTATTCATGCTTCTTGTAGGATATTAGTTTATGGAGCGCTTACTACCCCAGAGCCTTTGTGCTTTAGTTTACCATGCGCTTTGCAAgattaaaaatgaactgaatccaaGAAGAGCCCATTGAGATGCAATCGAAACTAACAGTCTGCAGCAAATACTTGACAGAGCCTCTCAAAGGAATATATCGCAAATACCATAGAAGAGAGGGGTTGAGATTTGGGTGAGAGTCAGATTAAATCCAAGTGGAATTTTACCAGCAAACTTTGAAGGACTTAGAGATAGACTAATTATTTTTGCAGCCAGTGTGACGGTAATTGGAGAGACCATCTGtttcagacaaagaaaaaattaCCAGGCGCAGGAAACTATCTTTGTGAActattgcttttaaaaaaggatTTCCAGAATCTCTTAGATTTTCCTAGTTTTCTAGTTTCTTCACTGTAAGCAACTAATCTTTCTCAAAGGTAGCTTATTAAGATGAAGTTCATGGATTTGAGGATTATTGCCGGAGTCGTTCAGTAAAACTTTTGAAAGACTCAGGTTTAGAAAACTAAACTttatttagcctttttggcTAAATATACAAAACTGCTCATTTAATTATTGTTAAAATCACAATAATTGATTTACCAATAGAAATGGGCAGAAGAAATGGAAACAGGAATGCATTTAGTGGCATCTTTCTCATGTTTCATAGtccaatatttcattttattttcctgtctttaacTGAGCTTTTGGTCGATAATAACTCCAGAGGGAAATACACAGGTCTTTAGCTGCTAAATGCTCCACTACATTCACCAGGGAGCTGCTTACTTCACATGATGTGTTGCTGGACAGGTAGTTGGTTTATCACTGGTGAGAACAGCTGCTTGCTGCTGCTAGAAACGACACCGTCGAGGGTGGTGAGCCTAAAGAAAGATGTGCCAGTTGCActtttaaacaacaacaacgagCTGAAAAAATGGTAAAATGCTCCACGCTGCCGAATGGAGCTGAGTGATAATTTTCCATGTTCTTCAGTATGAGTCACTTTTCCACATAACACTATTATTTGAGCCCATTTTATCGCGTTAAATAAGACCTTTTGGGTACTTTTAACATAACTGAGGAAATATATCCTCAAAGAGTACTTAAAAAAGCCTAAAAGTATATACTGGTTTTCTGTAAATTTACTGCTTTGttagataaacagtttttaatgcCCAGAGCGAGCTGGTATTCAGACCTACGGTGCTTACACTACATCATAGTTATGTGTTTCTGCATGTAATTCTGATGTGTGACTGTGTCACAGTAAGTGGGAGAGGAGGTCAGCTCCGTCTCACAACTCTGGCACAGTCATCAATTACACACAATTTTCTCTCGGCTTTAGTGCTTCACCCTCTCTTGGGTCCTCGCACACACATATGCAGACACACTCTCCATTCCTAGACGCTTATCTCACTGCTTCTAATTCTCTTCGGAGTCTCCAGAGAGCAGAGACAATGCGCTGGCTCTGTCTTAAGGGGTTTCTCCCCCTGTCGTGATTTATGTAAAGACACAGCCGAGTCAGCCGGGCCCCATCCCTCGTCAGTAGCTACTCCCTTGTCCACCACTGTAATCCATTTCCAAGGGTTTCACCTGGCACCTAGCTGTGGAAAGTCACGACATTCTTGCTTGTGTCACGTCTGTGCAATTACACCAGAGaagtatatataaaaaaataagaaccTGGATGTGTTTAAATGTCAAGAAGTCTTATGATAAGTTTCGTTCATGGCCACAGGGGGATGAGACAACACAAGTAAAGGTCAATATCATCAATAGGacacaacatgaaaacacaggAGGCAGACTCTGTAGCAATAGTTTGGAGAGAAAGAGAATATTGGTGTGCAGATAATTCACCTGTGCCTTGTGGGGGAGATAATAAGGATGACAGATGAGACATGATGCCAGATTGGACGCCACAGTggtttacacaaacacacacatttagacACAACCTaaccaaaacaaacactgagcaTGGCAGAAGGAAGGAGGTGGGAAAGAGATAAAACGAACGTAAAGAGAAAACTATTCCACAAAGGGAAAATGAGGACAAAAGGACATAGATGAGTCTGTGCTTGGCAGAAACCAAATTCCGCCTTTCTCCTCCCCCTCCTGTGCGTATTTTGCTTAGTTCAGCTGCCACCTCCTGTTCGACCCTCCCACTGCGATTACACTTGATACACCTGTGACTTCACACCTTAAGTGGTGATAAAAGCCAATCTGACGTGAGAATCTTGGACCAATGGAAATTCGTCTAACTCAAGAACAAACGAGTACAAACAATGGAGCTGTAGTGAACAAAGCATTCCAGACTAAAGGCCTTGGAACAAACACATGATTGACGGCACGTATAATAAATCACATCAACAGCAAGCTCACTTAGAAACCTTCGACCCGTTCACTGCCCTTGAAAAGGAGACATTTAAAAGATTTTGCAGTGCAGCCTTGCTCTTCAATGAGGACGAGtgtcttaaaaataaacaaaattctaattaaataaaaaaatgttttctgtggtTACATTATGAAATTTGGAGTCTGTGGGATCTGGGTCACAGTATGTGAATGGAGGATGATATCTAACATGACACCACTTAAAGCCTCTGAGCCAGTGTAGGCGGCAACATGACTCATGCTTTTAATATGATTGGCTTCTTGAGATGATGATTTGTGTCATGGCACCTGGAGCATGCGGCGAATGGCACTGCTGCGGCTTCACAAGTGGATTTATGTTTGTCACAGGCTGTGTGCTGTGTGGTACGAGCGTGCGTCAAACTTGTATGTGTGGCATAGAGGTGTCGTGTGGCACTCATGCATGCATGTTGGACTCCTTTGCTGAAGTAGGATAATGTTTGGTGATATTGGATGATATCACTCCTAAGAACCCGAGAAGGGAAAGTGGTTTCTGTGCCAAATGCTattcataatttaattaaagtACCCATCTGTTAGAAATATTTGTGTGAGTGTTGGAATTATTGCCCCATTATCTCCACATTTGCTTGTTTACTTTACTAATGTTTGACCATTTCATGTGTCATTTTGTGTgaatcagcacacacacacatatatataaatatttttgaatGTAATGTGGTGGCTTTCACCTGTTGAGCCTTCTCTGCTGTGCACTGCATTATCTCTTAAGTATGCTTTTTGCAATGTGACAGGAGACGCCCCCCCAACACACTGCAGTGCTAAGACTAATAAGTGTGAAAACGGTGCTGTAATTCAAAGCGCCCAACCCCAGACAACCGGCATTGAAGGTTAGGTTGCAGCAAACGGAGTGGAAATTTTTCACAGTAAGTTGCAAAGAGCAAATATTTCTTTTGGATGTAGAAAAACAACTTTTATAGAGCAACTTATTTAATCTTACATttacatgaaaatgaaatggtCAGGGTGACTCTGTCCTTTGTATCTTTGGTGAGTATTTCACAAAAATGCTGGCTCCTATACTTCTTTTTGGACCCATGTTACTTGTAAATTAACCAGCTTTTTTAAAACTCTTACTCAAGTTAGTAACATGAGCTTTCAAGAAACCATCGGAGAAATTTGCACAATGTGACTTGAGTGATTTTCTCTGACTAAGTCTGCCTAAGGTCTGAGTCATGCAGGCCTAGAGACCCGCTGGCAACTTCCAGTCGTTAGGATAATTCACCAACCAGTTGGCGAGTTGTTGCTGGAGGCTGTTGGCTTACTATTGGTGAAATTAATTGCAAAAATCAATTTCCCCAATctctccttgtgattgctttgattGCTAGCAGACTGCTGCACTCCCCCAAAGTTTACATGAGGACACTGACTTTTCTGCAAACACTCTCTATTTCACTGTCTGACGTGTAGTgaaactaaagaaaaagaaagaaaaactgtcaACGAAGAACTTTTGCCTTCAAAGAAAACGCAACCAACAGTTTGCAAGTCGGATGGTCCCCCTTTGCACAGTTTCGCTAGTGGTTAGCGAGTAGTTAGCAAGTATTTGCAGCATAGCTggtgtcttccatgcaaactatgggCAACTGCTGTAACCGTTTTGCAAGGAGGTTTCTGTTGCATGTTAGTTATTGCCAGTAACCTCCAGAAACCACTTACCAATTGGTCCCAGAATATATACTTTTCCTTAGTGACTAGTGGTTTTCTGCAGCTGTAGCAAACAATTTTACAGCGACTGCCAGAAACCTCCAGCAATCAACTGGTTGGGGAATAAACATTTTTCGTAATCTCGTAATCGGTGGTTGCCAGATTGCCAGGACTAATAAAATAGACATAAAATCTCTTATACATTAAATAGCTACTCACATTTGTACACTTCACATACAGCTTTTGACATATACTGTTGTGTTGTGACCATCAGTGAGACAGATACCAGCAGTAGGAATGTAGAGGTAGTTGATTTAAAGAAGCAGCTTTGGTTAATTCTTGCAAAAACACTGCCATGTTTTTCTCTAAATGCATGTAAGCTGGGATCTCAACATTAAGTAGTGCTGATGGTGCTAAATTTATCAATGAGTAACTGGTTTGCCTTACCTCAGTTTAACATATGATATGTACCCCCACACTGAAAGGCATATGAGCATTTCATGAATCCTCATTCACTGCTGCACATCTTGCATCTGATCTCCCACTTATCGTCTTTCCTCTGACAAAGTCGTAACACCCCTGCTGCCCTTCATTTGCCACTTTTGCTGGGCTTGGGTCCAAGAGGCTGACCTGTGCTCTCTGTGGCATCCAGACTGCCTGCTAGCTGCTCCAGGAGGCGTGCCCTGGCTGCATTCCTGCGGTGTTTCTTGCCCTCGTAATGCTGCTGGGCCATCAGAGGGTTGTTGAACCAGGCTCCACACAGACAGCAATATTTCCCAGCCTCTCTCCCACCATTTCCACTGACCACCGCCATGGGCCAGGGTAGggcaggtggaggaggggggcaCGACGCGGGGTCTGTGGGCAGTGGGGTGGAAGGGGAGGAATCTGGAAGCGGAAGTGAAAAGATAGGAGTTAGAGACAAGTCAAGGGTAAGAGACTGTAGAGGGAAATGAGAACAGGAGAAGGAAAGGGAGAGTGAGGGAGGGAGGATATTAACATGAATTCAAATGCAAATCGAGCTCTAATGTGAAAATtacatgaaatgaaaatattttcatgAAACTCGTTAACATGAAAATGTGAAGCATTTGCACAGATTCTCACGCACATACTCTTCGCAGACACATGAAATCTCAAATACATGCTTGAAAAaccacatttacatttaaaaactctGTAATCAGATTGTACTCATCAAGGCTGAGAGCAAAGAGCAAATGGATTGCTGTGAGCCACATATGTGGAGCATAGATGAGGGCTGGAAGGAGGCCATCTGCACTCCGGGGTCCAGTCTGCAAGTGTTAGAGACTGGCTTCTGAACCTTCctgtttcatcttttttttttcaacctgTACTATTTCTCCTCTCCTGTCTTCTGCaagggaataaaaaaaaaaaaagaaacggcAGATTTCCAGGTGACCTGCTACTCATGACATGGCACTGGTTACCATGGTGATTGCCCATTAATAGCTAACAAGCACTGACATGTCCACATGACGGGGTTGTAGCTCTCACAGCGAAGACTGCGTACACGCGTGTGGCTACTCGTGCGTCTGTGTGAATGTGGGTGTTTGGGTGGCGGACTGAATGTGTAAGCCACGCTTAAGAAAACGTGTGAAGTCttgtatatgtgtgcgtgtgtgtgtgtgtgtgtgtgtgaaagaagctcCAGAATAAGCTGTTTGCATGTGTAAGGTACAGTATGTGTACCAAACAAATCATCCTGAGAAGGGATGGTAGGGAGGGGGTTATGTCCACAGCCAAATTGCGTGAGAGAGCACACAGTGCCAGATGGCATGTCCAAATGTGCCGATTTGCCATCCACAATGTGTCAATGACTCTTGAGTTATACTGACTGTGAGTACACAGCCCGATGCCGCACGTTTAGTTCACATTTTATATCACAAACAAAAGCCCACTCACACATGCTTTGAAGCTCAGATGAGTCATATCACTTCTTTCACAACAACCATCGTCTCACTGCTAACAAATGCCCGCATGAATCCTTGACCAGTGACCACGGGTGTGAGGTGGGTTCGTTTATGTGTCTTTTTTAGTGTGGGGGCCTGCGCCGGATTGACTCCAGCCCTTCGAGCTGATTGGCTGCTCATACCTTGATGTGTCTTCAGGCTCTGTTCACATAGTTACTGTATCTATGGCTGTGTCTCTGTTCATCTCACCAACCACACCCACTCACATTCCCTTTGCTTGTGTTTGCCATCGTCTCACTTTCAAAACTCAACCCTGCAACTCTCttactgtcattttattttattgccgTTGAGCTCAAAGGCAAGTCCATCATCAAATCTCCGGTGTAGCATTCATGTGTGCTTGCGTGTGCCAGTGCGTAAATGACACTCCTCGGTTCTGACAGCTCTATGGAACTGCATGTGATGAGCAGCAACAGGGAGAGACCCTGTgatgttttttctcctctctatCCCTTGTTGCACCACCACTTCTCCTCTCCTGACTGTGATCTCTGCACACTGGAGCAGAAATAAGTGTTTTTCACAGAGTGGGGCATAGGCAGTGTGCACGATAGTGTGTGTTCTGGAGGAAGAGGTGTTGGGTTGAAGTGTATGGGGATGTGATGTGCATCGGGGAGGGAGCACAGGTACAATCTCTGCTCTCTACCGCTCAAAGGCTTCTCCAACACACATGGACCCTACAATTTCTATCCTCACCTTTGTTAATGTCCAAGTGTCCTGAGATGCAAGTGAATGCCATGAGTGCCTGCGTCAGTCATCTTGCCTCTGTGTTTTTCTAATGATtgcgcgtgcatgtgtgtgtttctatgcCCATGTGTGCCCAAGCCTGTCAGCTTGGCTGTGCATCTTCTGTGGCGCGCTCATCTCGGAATGATCGTGAAGGGTGCTTTTTGACTTTAATCTCTCCTGAaatcctcttcttctctcccaggtcactctttctctcttcttgttctcttgtttcttttccttcagGTCCTACTGTCACAAAACGAAGCAAACTGCACGACAGTGCCTGTACAGAAGTGACACTTTCCCCAAAAGTAGGCCAGAGTTTAGCAAAAGTCACTCAGGGGCTTGATTATAACACTCCATTTTGTAGCGATTGTGCCTTTATAGCTGTGTGAGTTTTCCCTTTGAATCCAATTTGAATCACATTATGTAAAGCTCCCCTGGAGTCAACTTAGCAGCAcagacacttaaaaacacactaaTCTTGAACAATCATGTgcttcaacaaaaaaaatatcaatcAGTAGATGTCTTGATTTGTTAAGAACACATTTCACTAATCAGGAGACTTTTATAAATtaatgtctgtctgtgtgcctCATCTGCTAAGTTTTACTTCTTGGGCCTCTGGCGTGTTGCCATTTTCAAACACATTTCCCCCCGAATCCCAGGCTAGTAGTTTTGACTGAACCATCACTACAGCTGTCCAAATCCACttcagataaaaaaataaagcctttgaagtAAAAATAGTTCTCAGTTCAGTAAAACATGTCACAAAGAGGGGATGTATACGAGCAGAGGTGAGAGTCTATTTGACAACTGAGTCATGGTCTCTTGTGATGACAGGCTTTGTGTGTTAAGATCAGCAATGAGAACCTATAGATGCATAGCTTAGCATGGAAGAATAATAGATTGTGTTCTGTCTATTATGTATTGCTGAATGCTATACTGGTGCATCAAGTAGTCTGGTTGAGATTTCATGATTGAAAGGAATTTGTAACATACCCTTTAAATGCTAAAGAGACAAGATGCCTAGTGCAGCGGTCTAAGAGctttaaatgtgttatattaTTAACCAGAATAAGGTTAACACTTCTGATTCAAGGTTCCAAACATATGATGTAAAAAAGAATATAAGCCAGCAATAATTGATTCAAACTCTGTCAAATTGTGAAACATAGATGTGTATAAGAGCCCACGTGCAGAGACAGCATCCCGTGAAGCTCACCACTGATAGCATTTAAAGTTGTTGCCACAAAAAACACCATCAGGACAGAACATGTTTTTGCACTGTGCTCACAGAGCTGGGCTTTTGGAACACCTCTGCACTCATCAGGATCACTTCTCTTACCAAGTCAATCGATATCAGCATTGGATATTTTAAAGAGGGTTTTTGTAACCAACAACAGTGTGCAAAAAACTTGCGCTATCCCTtacttctttatattttcctaGAAAAATGGGGAAGAGGTGCTGTGAATTAttgaaatatgtgcaaacatacatgcaaataaggcaaaaactgagtttggaCTATTCTAACAAGCTTGTAAATCAACATTTGGTATGATGACCTTTATTCTAAAACACAGCCTGAAGGCACGCTttgttgtaatttctttaagtagtcttcatgAATAGTTCTTGAGGATTGTTGAAGGACATCCAAAGACCTTCTTCGGATCTTGGCCGGGTTTAATTGCGTTTGCTGTCAAGACGATCCctcactgcttcaataatgttgtaTAGTGGGTTTGGGATCATTGCTAAGCTCaaaattttttgttattttcatgaTCAAATCCTGGCAGATTTCTTCTATATTAATAATGCCAACAGTTTTAACAAGAACCCCAACCCCACTGATGAAATGCAGCACCAAACAATGACAGAGCCTCCAGCATGTTTTATAGATTGCTGTCACTCACTATTATGCCTCAACCATTCTTTTCTGTACATATTGATGATCagccaaatatttaaaatttggatttatcactccataagacaagttgacactgattttcagtccagttctaccTACTTTAATACCTCATACCATAGCATTTTCTCCTTATTTCCTTTC
It encodes:
- the zgc:171482 gene encoding zinc finger matrin-type protein 4 isoform X2, with translation MLHPEDGGPPSKRLRPDNPDCAETEVDRNKCCTLCNMFFTSAIVAQSHYQGKTHAKRVRLVLGEPPSVPTAIANPTNTDSSPSTPLPTDPASCPPPPPALPWPMAVVSGNGGREAGKYCCLCGAWFNNPLMAQQHYEGKKHRRNAARARLLEQLAGSLDATESTGLRSSYSCSVCSVVLNSIEQYHAHLQGSKHQNNLKQHQQ